From the genome of Nakamurella flavida, one region includes:
- a CDS encoding ABC-F family ATP-binding cassette domain-containing protein yields the protein MITATGLELRAGARILLADTNVRLQHGDRIGLVGRNGAGKTTTLRVLADEGIPYAGSVSRKGPIGYLPQDPREGDLDMIARDRVLSARGLDVMVSQLAKVQIQMSELTGSQLDDATNRYGQIEERFSSMGGYAAESEAARICSNLGLADRILEQPMRTLSGGQRRRVELARILFAAEADAGAGGQSTQLLLDEPTNHLDADSITWLRDFLKTFSGGLIIISHDVELLAAVVNKVWFLDAVRGELDVYNMTWGRYLEARSTDEQRRRRERANAEKKASALMLQAAKLGAKATKAAAAHQMVNRAEKLLSSLDEVRVSDRVAKIRFPNPAACGKTPLTASNLSKTYGSLEIFTGVDLAIDRGSRVVVLGFNGAGKTTLLKLLGGREKPDTGEVEAGHGLKLGYYAQEHETLDPDATVWENTRHAAPDANAQELRNLLGTFLFTSEQMDQPAGTLSGGEKTRLALAGLVSSAANVLLLDEPTNNLDPASREQVLDALRRYAGAVVLVTHDPGAVSALHPERVILLPDGTEDHWSADYLELVELA from the coding sequence GTGATCACTGCTACCGGACTCGAGCTGCGGGCCGGCGCCCGCATTCTGCTCGCCGACACCAATGTCCGGCTGCAGCACGGCGATCGGATCGGCCTCGTCGGCCGCAACGGCGCCGGGAAGACGACCACCCTGCGGGTGCTGGCCGACGAGGGCATCCCCTACGCCGGGTCGGTGAGCCGGAAGGGACCCATCGGCTACCTCCCGCAGGACCCCCGTGAGGGCGACCTCGACATGATCGCGCGGGATCGGGTGCTGTCCGCCCGCGGGCTCGACGTGATGGTGTCGCAGCTGGCCAAGGTGCAGATCCAGATGTCCGAGCTCACCGGCAGCCAGCTCGACGACGCCACCAACCGGTACGGGCAGATCGAGGAGCGGTTCTCCTCGATGGGCGGGTACGCCGCCGAGTCCGAGGCGGCCCGCATCTGCTCCAACCTCGGTCTGGCCGACCGCATCCTCGAGCAGCCCATGCGCACCCTGTCCGGTGGCCAGCGTCGCCGCGTGGAGCTGGCCCGGATCCTGTTCGCCGCCGAGGCCGATGCCGGTGCCGGCGGGCAGAGCACGCAGCTGCTGCTCGACGAGCCCACCAACCACCTCGACGCCGACTCCATCACCTGGCTGCGCGACTTCCTCAAGACCTTCAGCGGCGGGCTCATCATCATCAGCCACGACGTCGAGCTGCTGGCCGCCGTCGTCAACAAGGTCTGGTTCCTGGACGCCGTGCGCGGCGAGCTCGACGTCTACAACATGACCTGGGGTCGGTACCTCGAGGCTCGGTCCACCGACGAGCAGCGTCGTCGCCGCGAGCGCGCGAACGCCGAGAAGAAGGCCTCGGCGCTGATGCTGCAGGCGGCCAAGCTGGGCGCGAAGGCCACCAAGGCCGCGGCCGCCCACCAGATGGTCAACCGGGCCGAGAAGCTGCTGTCCTCCCTGGACGAGGTGCGGGTCAGCGACAGGGTGGCCAAGATCCGGTTCCCGAACCCGGCGGCCTGCGGCAAGACCCCGCTGACGGCGAGCAACCTGTCGAAGACGTACGGCTCGCTGGAGATCTTCACCGGCGTCGACCTGGCCATCGACCGGGGGAGCCGCGTCGTCGTCCTCGGGTTCAACGGTGCCGGCAAGACCACCCTGCTCAAACTGCTCGGGGGCCGTGAGAAGCCGGACACCGGTGAGGTGGAGGCGGGGCACGGCCTCAAGCTCGGGTACTACGCGCAGGAGCACGAGACCCTGGACCCGGACGCCACCGTGTGGGAGAACACCCGACACGCAGCACCCGACGCGAACGCCCAGGAGCTGCGAAACCTGTTGGGCACCTTCCTGTTCACCAGTGAGCAGATGGACCAGCCGGCCGGCACGCTGTCCGGTGGCGAGAAGACCCGGCTGGCGTTGGCCGGTCTGGTCTCCTCCGCCGCGAACGTGCTGCTGCTCGACGAGCCGACCAACAACCTCGATCCCGCCTCGCGTGAGCAGGTCCTCGACGCCCTGCGCCGGTACGCCGGCGCCGTCGTCCTGGTCACCCACGATCCGGGTGCGGTGTCCGCCCTGCATCCCGAGCGGGTCATCCTCCTGCCCGACGGGACCGAGGACCACTGGTCGGCCGACTACCTCGAACTGGTCGAACTGGCCTGA
- a CDS encoding helix-turn-helix domain-containing protein, which produces MATDTTTSPASRARAKTTLKKGARITGVAREKLAADLRKKYEKGQSIRALAEGTGRSYGFVHRLLMDAEVPLRGRGGATRKKK; this is translated from the coding sequence GTGGCTACCGACACGACCACATCGCCAGCATCACGGGCGCGAGCGAAAACCACCCTGAAGAAGGGTGCCCGCATCACCGGGGTCGCTCGGGAGAAACTCGCCGCGGATCTGCGCAAGAAGTACGAAAAGGGGCAGAGCATTCGGGCGCTCGCCGAGGGGACCGGACGGTCCTACGGTTTCGTGCACCGCTTGCTGATGGACGCCGAAGTGCCCTTGCGCGGCCGGGGCGGGGCGACCCGCAAGAAGAAGTAG
- a CDS encoding carbohydrate kinase family protein: protein MSETPPSALTTPSGSDGLDVIMSGTVFFDMVLTGLPSLPSAGTELPAEGMGACPGGIANLAVAATRLGLRTGLASSFGDDVYGDFLWRTLVEEGVDLSLSRRIDQWHSPVTVSLAVHRDRAMVTHAHDSPLSAADLLGDPPPAAAGVVHLGEQPEPWVAQARAHGTLLFGDVGWDATEQWPTSTLTQLADLHAFLPNSTEAMAYTRTEDPRAALMHLADLVPIVVVTCGGQGSIGLDALTGEEEWVPSLPVNAVDATGAGDVFAAAFIAGTLREWPLRTRMAFANLCAALSVQQVGGSLAAPGWGDVSDWIAGVRKQAAAGSRSAAVLAHGYEFLDEAIPEGPRNAVRRAGATIARFSDA from the coding sequence ATGTCCGAAACCCCTCCGTCCGCCCTCACCACCCCGAGCGGCTCCGACGGTCTCGACGTCATCATGTCCGGCACCGTCTTCTTCGACATGGTGCTCACCGGTCTGCCGTCCCTTCCTTCGGCAGGCACCGAACTGCCGGCCGAGGGAATGGGCGCCTGTCCCGGGGGAATCGCCAATCTGGCCGTCGCCGCCACGCGATTGGGCCTGCGCACGGGGCTCGCGTCCTCCTTCGGCGACGACGTGTACGGCGATTTCCTGTGGCGCACCCTCGTCGAGGAAGGGGTCGATCTCTCCCTTTCCCGACGCATCGATCAGTGGCATTCACCGGTGACGGTCTCCCTGGCCGTGCACCGCGACCGGGCGATGGTCACCCATGCCCACGATTCACCGCTGTCGGCCGCCGACCTGCTGGGCGACCCGCCCCCCGCCGCGGCGGGCGTGGTGCACCTGGGTGAACAGCCCGAACCCTGGGTGGCGCAGGCCCGGGCTCACGGAACGTTGCTCTTCGGGGACGTCGGCTGGGACGCCACGGAGCAGTGGCCCACCTCGACGCTCACGCAGTTGGCGGATCTGCACGCGTTCCTGCCCAACAGCACCGAGGCGATGGCCTACACCCGCACCGAGGACCCGCGAGCCGCGCTCATGCATCTGGCCGATCTGGTGCCCATTGTGGTGGTGACCTGCGGTGGTCAGGGTTCCATCGGCCTGGACGCGTTGACCGGCGAGGAGGAATGGGTGCCCTCCCTGCCGGTGAACGCCGTCGACGCCACCGGAGCCGGGGACGTCTTCGCCGCGGCCTTCATCGCCGGCACCCTGCGCGAGTGGCCGCTGCGGACCCGGATGGCCTTCGCCAACCTGTGTGCGGCGTTGTCGGTGCAGCAGGTCGGTGGCTCCCTGGCCGCACCGGGCTGGGGCGACGTGAGCGACTGGATCGCCGGTGTCCGCAAGCAGGCTGCCGCGGGCTCGCGATCGGCAGCCGTTCTCGCCCACGGGTACGAGTTCCTCGACGAGGCCATCCCGGAGGGCCCCCGCAATGCCGTACGGAGAGCCGGCGCGACCATCGCCCGCTTCTCCGACGCCTGA